In Macaca thibetana thibetana isolate TM-01 chromosome 8, ASM2454274v1, whole genome shotgun sequence, one DNA window encodes the following:
- the BAALC gene encoding brain and acute leukemia cytoplasmic protein isoform X2 codes for MGCGGSRADAIEPRYYESWTRETESTWLTYTDSDSPPSAAAPDSGPEAGGLHAG; via the coding sequence ATGGGCTGCGGCGGGAGCCGGGCGGATGCCATCGAGCCCCGCTACTACGAGAGCTGGACCCGGGAGACAGAATCCACCTGGCTCACCTACACCGACTCGGACTCGCCGCCCAGCGCCGCCGCCCCGGACAGCGGCCCCGAAGCGGGCGGCCTGCACGCGG